Proteins found in one Thermaerobacter subterraneus DSM 13965 genomic segment:
- a CDS encoding tryptophanase, whose translation MNPYVLPVHQGRGAEQVVLPELIGRRGRFVLSNMLFDTTRAHVQLAGGRPVELVAPEAMDTRTPHPFKGNMDVARLEEFLNRHPPEDVACIILTVTNNSAGGQPVSMANIRAVAALARRHGIPLLFDAARYTENCWFVREREPGYAGRDPRDIAREMFALGDGMLMSAKKDGLVNIGGVAAFKDEELYRRAAARLVPYEGFLTYGGMAGRDMEALAVGLGEALDPAYLAYRVGQVEYLGRLLREAGVPIQWPTGGHGVFVDARQFLPHIPPERFPGHALALEAYLEGGVRGVEVGSLMMGRDPATGRQLPSPFEFYRLAVPRRVYTHRHLEDVAEVVVRVFRRREQVRGVRFVDEPAVLRHFTARFDWCEAG comes from the coding sequence GTGAACCCCTACGTCCTTCCGGTGCACCAGGGCCGCGGAGCCGAGCAGGTGGTGCTGCCGGAGCTCATCGGGCGGCGGGGCCGGTTCGTCCTGAGCAACATGCTGTTCGACACCACCCGGGCTCACGTGCAGCTGGCCGGTGGCCGGCCGGTGGAGCTGGTGGCGCCGGAGGCCATGGACACCCGGACCCCCCATCCGTTCAAGGGCAACATGGACGTGGCCCGGCTGGAGGAGTTCCTGAACCGCCATCCGCCCGAAGACGTGGCATGCATCATCCTCACCGTGACCAACAACTCCGCCGGCGGCCAGCCCGTGTCCATGGCCAACATTCGCGCCGTGGCCGCCCTGGCCCGCCGTCACGGCATTCCCTTGCTCTTCGACGCCGCTCGCTACACCGAAAACTGCTGGTTCGTCCGGGAGCGGGAGCCAGGCTACGCCGGCCGGGACCCCCGGGACATCGCCCGGGAGATGTTCGCCCTGGGCGACGGCATGTTGATGAGCGCCAAGAAGGATGGGCTCGTCAACATCGGGGGTGTGGCCGCCTTCAAGGACGAGGAGCTGTACCGCCGGGCGGCGGCGCGCCTGGTGCCCTACGAGGGCTTTCTCACCTATGGCGGCATGGCGGGGCGGGACATGGAGGCTCTGGCCGTGGGGCTCGGGGAGGCGCTGGACCCGGCCTACCTGGCGTACCGGGTGGGCCAGGTGGAGTACCTGGGGCGGCTCCTGCGGGAGGCCGGGGTCCCGATCCAGTGGCCCACCGGGGGCCATGGGGTGTTCGTCGACGCACGGCAGTTCCTCCCCCACATCCCGCCGGAACGGTTCCCCGGCCACGCCCTGGCGCTGGAAGCCTACCTGGAAGGCGGAGTGCGGGGTGTGGAGGTGGGCTCGCTGATGATGGGGCGGGATCCGGCCACAGGCCGGCAGCTCCCGTCCCCCTTCGAGTTCTACCGGCTGGCGGTGCCTCGCCGGGTCTACACCCACCGCCACCTGGAGGATGTGGCGGAGGTGGTGGTGCGGGTCTTCCGGCGGCGGGAGCAAGTGCGCGGCGTGCGGTTCGTGGACGAACCGGCCGTACTGCGCCACTTCACCGCCCGGTTCGACTGGTGCGAGGCGGGATGA
- the msrA gene encoding peptide-methionine (S)-S-oxide reductase MsrA, with product MAEWHDPATKPGSATAGTGAREDQRPGTRHLETATLGGGCFWCLEPIFEELEGVVRVEPGYAGGHVPNPTYEQVCSGTTGHAEVVQVTFDPQLISYRDLLEVFFSVHDPTTPNRQGHDVGPQYRSIILYHSPEQKATAEAVIRELEASGRWQDPIVTQVVPFEAFYPAEDYHRRFYRKNPGYPYCRVVIDPKVQKFRKAFARRLKASG from the coding sequence TTGGCCGAATGGCACGATCCCGCCACCAAGCCGGGCTCGGCCACCGCCGGGACCGGGGCCCGGGAAGACCAGCGACCCGGTACCCGGCACCTGGAGACGGCCACCCTGGGAGGCGGCTGCTTCTGGTGTCTTGAGCCCATCTTCGAAGAGCTGGAGGGCGTGGTGCGGGTCGAACCCGGCTACGCCGGCGGCCACGTTCCCAACCCCACCTACGAGCAGGTCTGCAGCGGGACCACGGGCCATGCCGAGGTGGTCCAGGTGACCTTTGACCCGCAGCTCATCTCCTACCGGGATCTCCTGGAGGTGTTCTTCTCCGTTCACGATCCCACCACCCCCAACCGCCAGGGCCACGATGTGGGTCCCCAGTACCGGTCCATCATCCTGTACCACTCGCCGGAGCAGAAGGCTACGGCCGAGGCGGTGATCCGGGAGCTGGAGGCCAGCGGCCGGTGGCAGGACCCCATCGTCACCCAGGTGGTGCCCTTCGAGGCGTTCTACCCGGCCGAGGACTACCACCGCCGGTTCTACCGCAAGAACCCCGGCTACCCCTACTGCCGGGTGGTGATCGACCCCAAGGTGCAAAAGTTCCGCAAGGCGTTCGCCCGGCGCCTGAAGGCGTCCGGTTGA
- a CDS encoding nuclear transport factor 2 family protein, with protein sequence MTMFQVTVIQEGRHQLDAILVEGEQVAVRGVFRGVLKTGEEVTVRFADFHHFRDGLIWRRYSYFMDRFV encoded by the coding sequence ATGACGATGTTTCAGGTAACGGTCATCCAGGAAGGCCGCCACCAGCTGGACGCCATCCTGGTCGAGGGCGAGCAGGTGGCGGTCCGGGGCGTGTTCCGGGGTGTCCTCAAGACGGGGGAAGAAGTGACCGTCCGGTTTGCCGACTTCCATCATTTCCGCGACGGCTTGATCTGGCGCCGTTACAGCTACTTCATGGATCGCTTCGTGTAG
- a CDS encoding nuclear transport factor 2 family protein, with protein MGERLRDVVASYYQRVDAGDLEGLLGLFHPEVRYERGGRDPVEGIDALRRFFEGERAENS; from the coding sequence ATGGGCGAGCGCTTGCGGGATGTGGTCGCAAGCTACTACCAGCGGGTCGACGCCGGGGATCTGGAGGGCTTGCTGGGGCTGTTCCATCCGGAGGTCCGCTACGAGCGGGGCGGTCGGGACCCCGTTGAGGGGATCGACGCCCTGCGCCGCTTCTTCGAGGGGGAGCGGGCTGAGAACAGCTAA
- a CDS encoding universal stress protein gives MIQRILIAADGAGDALRLTRAVRELFPQGGGATATILQVLAPPVPPALSNPLAPPLTAGDDLLVLGEANARRDLEPARDELAAAGFRAEVDVATGAAGEEICRYARAGGYQLIVVGRRGLGRLQEVLLGSVSEYVLRHTRLPVLVIQQEQPARNE, from the coding sequence ATGATTCAACGCATCCTCATCGCCGCCGACGGTGCCGGCGACGCCCTCCGGCTTACCCGGGCGGTACGAGAGCTCTTCCCCCAGGGCGGAGGCGCCACGGCCACCATCCTGCAGGTCCTGGCGCCGCCGGTTCCACCCGCGTTGTCCAACCCGCTGGCGCCGCCCCTGACGGCGGGCGACGACTTGCTGGTCCTGGGAGAGGCCAACGCCCGGCGCGACCTGGAACCGGCGCGGGATGAACTGGCCGCCGCCGGCTTCCGGGCGGAGGTCGACGTGGCCACGGGCGCCGCCGGCGAGGAGATCTGCCGCTATGCGCGGGCCGGTGGCTACCAGCTCATCGTCGTGGGCCGGCGAGGCCTGGGACGACTGCAGGAGGTCCTGCTGGGCAGCGTAAGCGAGTACGTCCTTCGCCACACCCGCCTGCCCGTGCTGGTGATCCAGCAGGAGCAGCCGGCCAGGAACGAATGA
- a CDS encoding short-chain fatty acid transporter, with translation MGCLQRIGEALSRFTRRYLPDSFIFAILLTLVVYVMGLVFTDHGPYQLVLDWYGGFWNLLAFGMQMTLILVTGYALANTPSVRRGLQRLADWPRSAGQAVALVAFMTGLLGLINYGLSLVAGALLAIEVGRSCSRRGIKVHFPLLVAAGYIGLMIWHNGLSGSAPLTVNTPGHFLEKQMGLLPLTETLFRPFNVVVALVLLFLSPWIMARMHPSDGEVVEIPAGLAGGAGEGTAATAEPPLAPGAGRPGVEITPAERLEHSRILTGLIVLAGVVYIISAFGQKGLAALDINMVVFIFLILGMLLHGTPIRYAQAIAEGVRSASGVILQFPFYAGIMGIMTGSGLVAVIANWFVAISTPLTFPFWIFVSAGLVNLAVPSGGGQWAVQGPIVIQAAQALNLDLGKAVMAVAFGDELTNMIQPFWALPLLGMTGLRAGQILGYTAVVMLVAFAVMALGLVFLP, from the coding sequence GTGGGATGCTTGCAGCGGATCGGTGAGGCGCTCAGCCGGTTCACCCGCCGCTACCTTCCGGACTCGTTCATCTTTGCCATCCTGCTGACGCTGGTGGTCTACGTCATGGGCCTGGTCTTCACCGACCACGGGCCCTACCAGCTGGTGCTGGACTGGTACGGCGGCTTCTGGAACCTGCTGGCCTTCGGCATGCAGATGACGCTCATCCTGGTCACCGGGTACGCCCTGGCGAACACGCCCAGCGTGCGCAGGGGCCTGCAGCGCCTGGCGGACTGGCCCCGGTCGGCCGGCCAGGCGGTGGCCCTGGTGGCCTTCATGACCGGCCTGCTGGGCCTGATCAATTACGGGCTCAGCCTGGTGGCCGGGGCCTTGCTGGCCATCGAGGTGGGGCGGTCCTGCTCGCGGCGGGGGATCAAGGTGCACTTCCCCTTGCTGGTGGCGGCAGGCTACATCGGCCTGATGATCTGGCACAACGGGCTCTCCGGGTCCGCTCCGCTCACGGTCAACACACCGGGGCACTTCCTGGAGAAGCAGATGGGGCTGCTGCCCCTGACGGAAACCCTGTTCCGGCCCTTCAACGTGGTGGTGGCCCTGGTGCTGCTCTTCCTCTCGCCGTGGATCATGGCCCGCATGCACCCGTCCGATGGCGAGGTGGTAGAGATCCCGGCAGGGCTGGCCGGTGGAGCCGGGGAGGGGACCGCCGCGACGGCCGAGCCGCCCCTGGCGCCCGGCGCGGGACGCCCGGGCGTGGAAATCACACCGGCGGAGCGCCTTGAGCACAGCCGCATCCTGACGGGGCTGATCGTCCTGGCAGGCGTGGTCTACATCATCAGCGCCTTCGGCCAGAAGGGGCTTGCGGCCCTGGACATCAACATGGTGGTCTTCATCTTCCTGATCCTGGGCATGCTGCTGCACGGAACCCCCATCCGCTACGCCCAGGCCATCGCCGAGGGCGTGCGGTCGGCCAGCGGGGTGATCCTGCAGTTCCCCTTCTACGCGGGCATCATGGGCATCATGACGGGGTCGGGCTTGGTGGCCGTCATCGCCAACTGGTTCGTGGCGATCTCGACCCCCCTCACCTTCCCCTTCTGGATCTTCGTCAGCGCCGGCCTGGTCAACCTGGCCGTGCCGTCGGGAGGGGGCCAGTGGGCGGTCCAGGGGCCCATCGTGATCCAGGCGGCCCAGGCGCTCAACCTTGATCTGGGCAAGGCGGTCATGGCGGTGGCCTTCGGCGACGAGCTGACCAACATGATCCAGCCCTTCTGGGCGCTGCCGCTGCTCGGCATGACGGGCCTGCGGGCCGGCCAGATCCTGGGCTACACCGCGGTGGTCATGCTGGTGGCCTTCGCCGTCATGGCCCTGGGCCTGGTCTTCCTGCCCTGA
- a CDS encoding GmrSD restriction endonuclease domain-containing protein, translating into MSTQRYSVTPHPIETLLAWVKSGEIAIPEIQRPFVWNATKVRDFLDSLYRGYPVGYLIAWRNPSVRLKDGTLSAGKRILIDGQQRVTALRAALLGEEVLDENYARRRIQIAFNPKEERFEVRNSAIARDPSWIDDISRLFAPDAYLGDFVDDYVSKNLDIDRKHVGRILERLKKIVNNHIGLIELAEDLDIETVTEIFIRVNSAGVELSQADFAMSKIAVNEAYGGHLLRKAIDYFCHLARNPEFYLHIEKNDAEFTRTEFWSKMRWLKDFNDDLYDPDYTDMLRVAFTSQFGRGRLQDLVALLSGRNFETRQYEETIVEISFTRLKDGIHAFINETHFKRFMMILRSAGFITSSLITSHNAVNFAYILYLRGRSEGIAADELEHIVRRWYVMSILTGRYTTHPETAFDLDIRQIESHGIARYTEAVLSSELSDSFWTNLLPQLMETSSVQSPYFVAFKAAQVSLGDRGFLSSNIRVRDLLLNQGDHHHIFPRKYLQRLGMSRGRYNQIANFVVTQSEINIAIGDTPPDVYFKELWAQVNGGPKKYGGITDREDLKHNLEENCIPLSVLEGNVPDYDVFLAERRRLMALRIKRWYEQL; encoded by the coding sequence ATGTCCACGCAACGCTACTCGGTGACCCCCCATCCCATCGAAACGCTACTGGCCTGGGTCAAGTCGGGAGAAATCGCCATCCCCGAGATCCAGCGGCCGTTTGTCTGGAATGCCACCAAGGTCCGCGACTTTCTGGATTCCCTCTACAGGGGCTATCCCGTGGGATACCTCATTGCCTGGAGGAATCCAAGCGTCCGTCTTAAGGACGGCACTCTCTCGGCCGGGAAGCGAATACTGATTGACGGCCAGCAAAGGGTGACGGCCCTTCGCGCTGCCCTGCTGGGGGAGGAGGTGCTGGATGAGAACTACGCGCGAAGGCGGATCCAAATCGCGTTCAACCCCAAGGAAGAACGGTTCGAAGTCCGAAACTCCGCCATCGCCCGGGACCCCTCCTGGATCGATGATATCAGCCGCCTCTTTGCGCCCGATGCTTATCTCGGAGATTTCGTGGATGACTACGTATCCAAGAATTTGGACATCGATCGCAAGCACGTAGGCCGGATCCTGGAGCGGCTCAAAAAGATCGTCAACAACCATATCGGCCTCATCGAACTGGCAGAGGATCTCGACATCGAGACCGTTACGGAAATCTTCATTCGGGTCAACTCGGCCGGCGTCGAACTGTCTCAGGCGGACTTCGCGATGTCCAAAATTGCTGTCAACGAAGCCTATGGTGGGCACCTTCTGCGGAAGGCCATTGATTACTTTTGTCACCTGGCCCGGAATCCCGAGTTTTACCTGCATATTGAGAAAAATGACGCTGAGTTTACCCGAACAGAATTCTGGTCCAAAATGAGGTGGCTCAAAGATTTCAATGATGATCTCTATGACCCGGATTACACGGATATGCTGAGGGTGGCATTTACGTCGCAGTTTGGTCGGGGACGTTTGCAGGACTTGGTTGCTCTCCTGTCGGGGCGGAATTTCGAGACGCGACAATATGAGGAAACTATTGTTGAAATATCATTCACTAGGCTGAAAGATGGAATCCACGCTTTCATCAATGAAACTCACTTCAAGCGATTCATGATGATCCTTCGCTCTGCAGGATTCATTACTAGCAGCTTGATTACTAGTCATAATGCAGTGAACTTTGCTTATATTCTATATCTGCGTGGAAGATCAGAAGGAATTGCCGCGGATGAATTGGAGCATATAGTCCGTCGATGGTATGTTATGTCTATTTTAACCGGACGTTACACAACCCACCCCGAAACGGCTTTTGACCTCGACATCCGTCAGATTGAGAGCCACGGCATTGCCCGTTACACGGAAGCTGTCCTTTCCAGTGAGCTTTCCGACAGCTTTTGGACCAATCTTTTGCCACAACTAATGGAGACATCGTCAGTCCAAAGTCCATACTTTGTTGCGTTTAAAGCAGCCCAGGTGTCGCTCGGCGACAGGGGATTCCTTTCATCCAATATAAGGGTTCGCGATCTACTTCTTAACCAGGGCGACCACCACCACATATTTCCCAGGAAGTACCTTCAGCGGCTTGGAATGAGTAGGGGCCGCTACAACCAGATTGCCAACTTTGTGGTCACCCAAAGTGAAATCAACATTGCCATTGGTGATACGCCACCCGATGTTTACTTCAAGGAGCTTTGGGCTCAGGTGAACGGCGGTCCTAAGAAGTATGGAGGAATTACCGATCGTGAGGACTTGAAGCATAACCTGGAGGAGAATTGCATTCCGTTGTCCGTGCTTGAAGGTAACGTACCCGATTATGATGTCTTCCTAGCGGAACGGCGGCGTCTCATGGCCCTTCGAATCAAGCGGTGGTATGAGCAACTGTAG
- the tnpB gene encoding IS607 family element RNA-guided endonuclease TnpB: protein MRVLQAYRFALDPTPRQERALASHVGARRFAFNWGLALVKERLEARDRSEDVEVPWTLPALRREWNRQKHLVAPWWRENSKEAYSSGLDGLARALQNWSKSRKGERKGRRVGFPRFRKKGRGRESVRFTTGAIRVDDQSHVVLPRIGRVKTHEPATALLRRIEAGTARILSATVAREGGRWFVSFTCEVERPPGRPRFPWRVVGVDAGVKHLAVLSTGEKWPNPRSLEKALRKIARTSRALARRQKGSRGWQKARRRLARLHARARNIRQDALHKLTHHLASTYGVVVVEQLHVAGMLKNRRLARVLADAALAEIRRQLRYKCPWHGAVLVEAPPFDPSSKRCSRCGAVKPSLPLSQRVFRCEECGLVLDRDENAARNLAALVAAVAGSGPETENARGRDGRPAARQAIPKEAGSRHRRMAG from the coding sequence GTGCGTGTGTTGCAGGCGTACCGTTTCGCCCTCGACCCCACACCCCGCCAGGAACGGGCGCTGGCCTCCCACGTGGGCGCCCGCCGCTTCGCCTTCAACTGGGGTCTGGCTCTGGTGAAGGAGCGCCTGGAAGCCCGCGACCGGAGCGAGGATGTGGAGGTGCCGTGGACCCTTCCCGCCCTGCGGCGGGAGTGGAACCGGCAAAAGCACCTCGTCGCCCCTTGGTGGCGGGAGAACTCGAAGGAAGCCTACTCCTCGGGGCTGGACGGGCTGGCCCGGGCCCTGCAGAACTGGTCCAAAAGCCGCAAGGGTGAACGCAAGGGGCGCCGGGTGGGGTTCCCCCGGTTCCGGAAGAAGGGCCGAGGGCGGGAGTCGGTGCGGTTCACCACCGGCGCGATCCGGGTGGACGACCAAAGCCACGTCGTCCTGCCCCGGATCGGGCGGGTGAAGACCCACGAGCCGGCCACGGCCCTGCTCCGGCGCATCGAAGCGGGAACGGCCCGCATCCTGTCCGCCACGGTCGCCCGAGAAGGGGGCCGGTGGTTCGTCAGCTTCACCTGCGAGGTGGAGCGGCCGCCGGGCCGGCCCCGGTTCCCCTGGCGGGTGGTGGGCGTGGACGCGGGGGTGAAGCACCTGGCGGTCCTTTCGACGGGCGAGAAGTGGCCGAACCCCCGGTCCCTTGAAAAAGCGCTCCGAAAGATCGCCCGAACGAGCCGCGCCCTGGCCCGCCGCCAGAAGGGCAGCCGGGGGTGGCAAAAGGCCCGCCGCCGGCTGGCCCGGCTCCATGCGCGGGCCCGGAATATCCGCCAAGATGCCCTTCACAAGCTGACACACCACCTCGCGAGCACCTACGGCGTGGTGGTGGTTGAACAACTGCACGTGGCGGGCATGCTGAAGAACCGGCGGCTGGCCCGGGTGCTGGCCGATGCGGCCCTGGCGGAGATCCGCCGCCAGCTCAGGTATAAGTGTCCCTGGCACGGGGCGGTTCTGGTCGAAGCGCCGCCCTTCGATCCCAGCAGCAAGCGTTGCTCGCGGTGCGGTGCGGTCAAGCCATCGCTACCGCTTTCGCAGCGCGTTTTCCGCTGTGAGGAATGCGGGCTCGTGCTCGACCGGGACGAAAACGCGGCCCGCAATCTCGCGGCCCTGGTGGCCGCCGTCGCCGGGAGTGGTCCGGAGACGGAAAACGCCCGTGGACGGGATGGAAGGCCTGCCGCAAGGCAGGCGATCCCGAAGGAAGCGGGAAGCCGGCACCGGCGCATGGCCGGGTAA
- a CDS encoding SDR family oxidoreductase produces MAAHLTPQPAPRGPGRFGAPGRPVALLTGASSGMGFAVARRLAGDGYTLIVSSRRPEPAAERLQAEGATVVPVAGDLALPETAERLASTAGELGRLDALLLNTPGPAVRPFVELADDDWDRAFRLLVQAPLRLLRRVVPLFERSGGGRVVAITSFTVKQPGPGSSLSNALRACLVNALKTAALELAPSGILINMVAPGYTLTESLREWNAAHAARQGTTPEQVAAGAAARIPLRRLAQPEEIAEVVAFLLSPRNSYVTGQQVAADGGLVVAL; encoded by the coding sequence ATGGCAGCTCACCTTACGCCCCAGCCCGCACCCCGGGGACCCGGCAGGTTCGGCGCCCCCGGACGGCCCGTGGCGCTGCTGACCGGCGCCTCGTCGGGCATGGGGTTTGCAGTGGCCCGGCGCCTGGCCGGGGACGGATATACCCTCATCGTCTCCAGCCGGCGGCCCGAGCCCGCGGCGGAGCGCCTACAGGCGGAGGGGGCGACGGTGGTACCCGTGGCCGGGGACCTCGCCCTGCCGGAGACGGCCGAACGCCTGGCCTCAACAGCCGGAGAGCTGGGGCGGCTGGATGCTCTGCTCCTCAACACGCCGGGCCCGGCCGTCCGCCCCTTCGTGGAGCTGGCCGATGACGACTGGGACCGGGCGTTCCGGCTTCTGGTTCAGGCCCCCCTGCGCCTCCTGCGCCGCGTGGTGCCCCTCTTCGAGCGCAGCGGCGGCGGCCGGGTGGTGGCCATCACCTCCTTCACCGTCAAGCAGCCCGGCCCCGGCAGCAGCCTGTCCAACGCCCTGCGGGCCTGCCTGGTCAACGCGCTGAAGACGGCGGCCCTAGAGCTGGCGCCCTCGGGCATCCTGATCAACATGGTCGCCCCGGGCTACACCTTGACCGAAAGCCTGCGCGAGTGGAACGCGGCCCACGCCGCCCGCCAGGGCACCACACCGGAGCAGGTGGCCGCCGGGGCGGCCGCCCGCATCCCGCTCCGGCGCCTGGCCCAGCCGGAGGAAATCGCCGAGGTGGTGGCTTTCCTCCTCTCACCGCGCAACAGCTACGTCACCGGCCAGCAGGTTGCCGCCGACGGCGGCCTGGTGGTCGCCCTGTAG
- a CDS encoding spore germination protein — MSRSVRRVGWGPGDGARPAGGQTRAGVQPPAGAPARQPVHPEAGLKGAAGRLDRLHARLPAWSTTPPGGRPPLAETPATRLREHLEDFLGRMDRWVADLALEEAVPAEVRSLEALVRDALGHAADLVTVPFRRPGGAELLVMYVDGLVGDTLLNQFILRPLLERLPATAPQVARWLDRGLLPGGRVRPVTRLTEAVDGLLDGCALIAVDAAGGLPAAGSGSAPAAGAPEQGASGAGPAATPDGQRAGGVTTAWLVDVQEFEHRGVDAPATEGTIGGPREAFVEVLRVNTATLRRRLRTPYLRIEELETGRLSRTRAAVVHVAGRADPGTVALVRRRLEAAPWDMLFSEEQVEALLQDRPLSLFPQTRLTERPDVVAAGLMEGRVAVLIDGTPFAVVVPLQFWDLLQSPDDYYLRWPFASILRMVRLIAVLLMTVGLPLYVAVTTYNQELIPREFLFSLAASREALPFPTALEAVGLSFVFDILREATTRLPRQVGGALTIVGGLVIGDTAVRAGIVTAPTLILIGVSAMAAFALPTFAAAIPFRVLHYVFLGVATVLGMYGLVTAFLIVLAHMVSLRSVGVPYLTPYAPYRPQGWEDALVRAPWAMMRGKPPLIGREGAGAGAGQ; from the coding sequence GTGAGCCGCAGCGTACGGCGGGTGGGGTGGGGGCCGGGGGACGGGGCCCGGCCGGCCGGCGGGCAAACCCGGGCCGGGGTGCAGCCGCCGGCCGGGGCGCCCGCCCGGCAGCCCGTCCACCCTGAGGCCGGGCTGAAAGGCGCCGCCGGGCGGCTGGATCGCCTCCACGCCCGGCTGCCGGCCTGGTCGACCACGCCTCCGGGAGGCCGGCCGCCCCTGGCGGAAACCCCTGCCACCCGGTTGCGCGAGCACCTGGAAGACTTCCTGGGCCGGATGGACCGCTGGGTCGCCGACCTGGCGCTGGAAGAAGCCGTACCGGCGGAGGTGCGGTCGCTGGAGGCGCTGGTGCGGGATGCCCTGGGCCACGCCGCCGACCTGGTGACCGTGCCCTTCCGGCGCCCGGGGGGCGCGGAACTGCTGGTCATGTACGTGGACGGCCTGGTGGGCGACACCCTGCTCAACCAGTTCATCCTCCGGCCGCTGCTGGAACGCCTGCCGGCTACCGCACCCCAGGTGGCCCGCTGGCTGGACCGGGGCCTGTTGCCCGGCGGCCGGGTTCGTCCCGTGACCCGACTGACAGAGGCGGTCGACGGGCTTCTGGACGGGTGTGCCCTGATCGCCGTCGACGCCGCGGGCGGACTCCCCGCCGCCGGTTCCGGGAGCGCACCGGCGGCCGGTGCCCCGGAACAGGGGGCGTCCGGTGCGGGCCCCGCGGCCACCCCGGACGGGCAGCGGGCCGGCGGGGTGACCACCGCGTGGCTGGTGGACGTCCAGGAGTTCGAGCACCGCGGTGTGGACGCCCCGGCCACGGAAGGGACCATCGGTGGCCCGCGGGAGGCCTTCGTCGAGGTCCTGCGGGTGAACACCGCGACCCTGCGCCGGCGGCTGCGCACACCCTACCTGCGCATCGAAGAGCTGGAGACGGGCCGCCTGAGCCGCACCCGGGCGGCCGTGGTCCATGTGGCGGGGCGGGCCGACCCGGGCACCGTGGCCCTGGTCCGCCGGCGCCTGGAAGCGGCGCCCTGGGACATGCTTTTCTCGGAGGAACAGGTGGAGGCCCTCTTGCAGGACCGGCCCCTCTCCCTCTTCCCCCAGACGCGGCTGACGGAGCGGCCCGACGTGGTGGCGGCGGGACTGATGGAGGGGCGGGTGGCCGTCCTGATCGACGGGACGCCCTTCGCGGTGGTGGTTCCCCTCCAGTTCTGGGACCTGCTCCAGTCGCCCGACGACTACTACCTGCGCTGGCCCTTCGCCAGCATCCTGAGGATGGTGCGGCTCATTGCCGTGCTGCTGATGACCGTGGGACTCCCGCTGTATGTGGCGGTCACCACGTACAACCAGGAGCTGATCCCCCGGGAGTTCCTCTTCTCCCTGGCGGCCTCCCGCGAGGCTTTGCCCTTTCCCACGGCCCTGGAGGCTGTCGGGCTGAGCTTCGTCTTTGACATCCTGCGCGAGGCCACCACCCGGCTGCCCCGCCAGGTTGGCGGCGCCCTGACCATCGTGGGGGGCCTGGTCATCGGGGATACGGCGGTGAGGGCAGGCATCGTCACCGCTCCGACCCTGATCCTCATCGGCGTCAGCGCCATGGCCGCCTTCGCCCTGCCCACCTTCGCAGCGGCCATTCCCTTCCGCGTTCTGCACTACGTGTTCCTGGGGGTGGCGACCGTGCTGGGGATGTACGGGCTGGTCACGGCGTTCCTCATCGTGCTGGCCCATATGGTGTCCCTGCGTTCGGTGGGCGTGCCCTACCTCACGCCCTATGCGCCGTACCGCCCCCAGGGCTGGGAGGATGCCCTGGTCCGCGCCCCCTGGGCGATGATGCGGGGCAAGCCGCCCCTGATCGGACGCGAGGGCGCGGGCGCCGGTGCAGGCCAGTGA